The following proteins come from a genomic window of Populus alba chromosome 12, ASM523922v2, whole genome shotgun sequence:
- the LOC118060604 gene encoding fasciclin-like arabinogalactan protein 12, whose product MVPQFMFLFSLILSFLLHCPPTLAQSPAAAPGPPGPTNVTKILEKGGQFSVFIRLFKATREDVTLNGQLNNTNNAITIFAPSDNAFSSLKSGTLNSLNDQEKAELVQFHIIPQYLSSSQFQTVSNPLTTQAGSGGRLELNVTTTGNSVNITTGLTNTSVSGTIYTDNQLAVYQVDKVLLPVDIFTPKPPTPAPAPEKPKKRSKAAESPDAPEDNSGAVSLTVLNDVVFFGVGIVAAIFSL is encoded by the coding sequence ATGGTGCCAcaatttatgttcttattttcacTTATTCTATCCTTTCTTCTTCATTGCCCCCCAACCCTAGCTCAGTCACCAGCTGCAGCCCCAGGACCACCTGGTCCAACCAATGTCACCAAAATACTAGAAAAAGGTGGTCAGTTCAGTGTGTTTATCCGGCTTTTCAAAGCCACTCGAGAGGATGTCACATTGAATGGCCAGCTCAACAACACAAACAATGCTATAACCATCTTCGCACCTAGTGACAACGCCTTTTCGAGCCTGAAATCAGGCACCCTCAACTCCCTAAACGATCAAGAAAAGGCTGAGTTAGTGCAGTTTCACATTATCCCACAATATCTATCAAGTTCCCAGTTCCAGACAGTGAGCAACCCTTTGACCACACAGGCAGGATCAGGTGGCAGGTTAGAGCTTAATGTAACCACCACAGGGAACTCAGTGAATATAACCACAGGACTTACCAATACAAGCGTATCTGGCACTATATACACTGATAACCAGCTAGCTGTTTATCAGGTTGACAAGGTGCTCCTTCCTGTTGATATTTTTACACCTAAACCTCCTACTCCAGCACCAGCACCTGAAAAACCAAAGAAGAGGTCTAAAGCTGCAGAGAGTCCAGATGCTCCTGAGGATAATTCTGGAGCAGTAAGCTTAACTGTTCTTAATGATGTTGTGTTCTTCGGAGTGGGCATTGTTGCAGCAATATTTTCTTTGTGA